Genomic segment of Umezawaea sp. Da 62-37:
GTAGAACGGGTTCTCGGTCTGGCGGCCGTCCTGGCTGACCGCCGTGGCGAAGTTGCCCGGCAGCTTGTCCAGCGTCACCCACGCGGCCACGGAGTAGTCCTTCGTGGTGTCGAGGACCGGACCCGCCGTCTCGGCGTAGTCGCCGTCGCCGTCGAACGACAGCGCCGACCCGCTCAGGCCGGGCACCCACTTGGTGTCGCCCTTGAGCGCGAGGTCGCTGCGGCCGCCGCTGCGGTCACGGGACGCCGTGCCCTTGCCCTCGTCGAGCGCCCAGGTGCCGCGGCCCGCGTACGCGACGGGCTTGCCCGCCTGGGAACCCGCCTTGATGACCTGCTGGTTGATCTCGCGCACCGGCTTGGGATCGACCTTGATCCCGCGCCGGTCGTAGGTCCACAGGCCGTTGAGCTCGGTCTCCAGGTCGGTGATCTGGGTGTAGACCGAACCCGACAGCTCGGCTCGCGCGGCCTCCAGGTAGAAGGTCCGCGTGTTGTCGACGTACTTGGCGGTCAGCGCCGCCTTGTCCTTCACACCGCTGTAGATCGCGGCGGGCGGGCCGGGCCACATGTGCCCTGGGGTGCGCAGCGTGAAGCCGCCGTGCTCGCCGTCCATGGCCACGCGGGTCGCGTCCGGGAACGCGGGATCGTTGTTGTTGTAGTCGTGGTGGTCGATCACCTCGCCCTTGCCCGAGTCGCCCTTGGACGAGCAGCAGTTCACGCCGCTGTGCGCGTTGACGACGCGGCTCGGGTCCGAGGCCTTGACGGCTTCGGCCAGCTGGCCGGTCGCCGTGCGGTCCCACTCGCCCCAGCCCTCGTTGAACACGACCCAGCCGATGATCGACGGCGAGTTGTGCAGCTGCTCGACCTCGCGCCGGGCCTCCTCGACGAACTGGTCCTGACCGGCCTTGCTCCTCAGGTCGCCGGACACGAAGTCCTGCCACACCAGCAGTCCCAGCTCGTCCGCGTGGTGGTACCAGCGGGCGGGCTCGACCTTGATGTGCTTGCGGACGGCGTTGAAGCCCAGCTTCTTCGTCTCCTCCAGGTCCCACCGCAGCGCCTCGTCGCTCGGCGCGGTGTAGAGCCCGTCGGGGAAGAAGCCCTGGTCCAGCGTGGCCAGGGAGAAGATCGGCGAGCCGTTGAGCACGAGCTTCGGGAAGCCGCCCACGTTCTCGACCTTGATCGAGCGCATGCCGAAGTAGCTGCCGACGGAGTCCTTGGACCGGCCCTGCTCCAGCGACACGTCGAGGTCGTAGAGGTAGGGGTCGTCCGGGCTCCACAGGTGCGGCTTGTCGATCTTCACCGTGAGCGCGGCACCCGCGGCGCCGGTCGCGCTGCCGACCTTCTTGCCCTTCTTGTCACGGGCCGTCGCGGTCACCTTCGCCGAGGCCGACGCCTTGGCCGACCGCACCTGCACGGTCAGCGAGTTCGTCGCCAGGTCCGGCGTCGTGACGATGTCGTCGATGGCCACGTCGGGCACCGGCTCCAGCCACACGGTCTGCCAGATGCCCGAGCTCGGCGTGTAGACGATGCCGCCGGGGTTGGTCGACTGCTTGCCGATCGGCTGGTCCGCGCCGGTCGTGTCGGTCACCGCGACGACGATCTCCTGCTTGCCGGTGCCCTTGAGGGCGTCGGTGACGTCGGCGGTGAACGCCGTGTAGCCACCGGTGTGGTCGGCGACCAGCTTGCCGTTGACGTACACGAGGGCGTGGTTGTCGACGGCGCCGAAGTTGAGCTTGAGCCGCTGCCCGGACCCGATGCGCCAGTCGCGCGGCACCGTGACGAGCTTGCGGTAGAACATGTGGTCCTCGTGGCGTTCGAGCCCGGAGAGCTGGGACTCGATCGGGAACGGCACGGTGACCTTCTCGGCGAGGGTCTTGCCGAACACCGGCTGCTCGCCCGCCTTGGCGGCGGCGAACTCCCACTGGCCGTTCAGGTTGACCCAGTCCTCGCGGGTCTGCTGCGGCCGCGGGTACTCCGGTAGCGGGTGGTCGCGGTCGAGGTCGTCGCCCCACTCCGTGGTCAGGCGGTGCGTCGAGTTGTTCGTGGCGCTGCGGACGATCTGCGGCACGGTCTCGCCGCCCACCGCGAGGCCGCCGGCGCCGTCGTAGTTGACCCGGACGCGCTGCCCCTTCTGCACGGGCTGGGACAGGGTCACGAGGACCTGCGACTTGTCGTTCGCGATCTTCACGGACTTGATCGGCATCGGCGTGGTGTCGGCCTCGACCACGAGGTGCGACGCCAGCTGGCCGAGGCTCGTGACGTTCTTCTCGAAGTCCGCGGTGAGCTTCAGGCCGTCCGTGGCGAGGGTGAAGTCGGCGGGGTAGACCTGGAAGCCGTCCGGCGGGGTGAACGCCGACTCCGGGACGATCTGCTTGGCCAGGCCGGGAGCCGCCCAGCGGAGGTAGAGGTTCGCGCCGCCGATGTCCTGGAACATCTCCATGCGCAGGTTGTGCGCCTCACCGGCCACCAGGTGCACCGGCTGGCTGTTCTGCTCGACGTCCCAGTCCCCGACCCAGTGGTCGATGACCGGCTGGTCGTCGATGAAGAAGCGGAACCCGTTGTCGCCGATCAGCGAGAACGTGTAGTCGCCGGTCGCGGGGGCGGTGATCTTGCCCGTCCAGCGCGCGGTGGTGTTCTCGGTCTGCCCGGTGAGGGACTCGAACGTCCCCACCAGCCCCGGCAGGTCGAAGTTCGGGTCCAGCAGCACCCCGCCCAGCTGGGCGAAGTCGCGGGCTCCCGGCGCGGACATCCGGTAGTACTCGCCCTTCAGACCGTGCACGACGGCCGCGGTCTCCGGTGCGGCGGACGCCACCCCCGTGGGTATCGCGAGCACGGAGAGGATCATCAGGAGGACCGCGACGAGTGGTCGCAGGGGTGGTCGTGGCATGGAGCGTTCCCTTCCTGGCGGCGCAGGGCGTGAGACACCTCACAAACTTCCTCGATTACTAACATGTTTCAACAGAGAACAACAGCAGCGCACATCAATTTGTCTTGCGCGGACATACCGGACATGACGAACCAGCCCTCCCCGACGACGGCGTGGAGGGCCCTGACCGCGCCTTGAGCAGCCGTCCGCCCCGAACGGGCCGGAGCGGCGGCATCGACAGAACCGACCACGGGCCGTGAGGCGATGTGGCCGTCCTGTTACAGGCTGATGTCACCCGGCGGGCACGGGGCGCCGTACAGGTCGCCCATGGCCAGGTCCGCCTTCGCGGAGCGCCAGGACGCCTCCTGGTCGGCCGTGTCGACGCCGTCGACCACCACGGCCGCGCCCGAGTCGTGCACCAGGGCCGCCAGTTCACCCACGAACGGCGACCGGGACAGCCGGACCGACTTCACCGGCAGGTCGTCCAGCAGCGCGAGGTCGACCGTGCCGCCGCCGAACTCGTCGATCATCGTCGTGACGCCCATGTCGGCGAGCACGCGGAAGTTGTCGGCGGCCTCGGCCACCTCCAGCGCGTGGACGGACATGCCGATGGTCAACAGGCCGGGCCGCAGACCGGTGTCCGCGAGCACCCGGACCACGCGGGACGCCAGGTCCGCGTCGGAAGCCTGGTAGCTCGTCAGGCAGACGATCAGCGGGTACTCCTTCCACCACACCGCCTGCCCGGCAGCCGAACGGATGAGCCACTCGCCGACCGGCAGCATCAGACCGGTCTGGTCCGCCAGCGCGGCGCACCGGTCGTGCTCCAGCGCGCCGAGTTCCGGGTGGTCCCAGAGCAGCCGCGCCTCCACGCCCGCCGTGCGGCCGTCGGACAGCCGCACCGCGCGGCGGTAGACGACGCTGACCTCGCCCTGCTCCCACGCGCCCGGCATCGACACGGCGAGCGCCTGCGCCTCGCGGTCGTGGGCGTCCTGGTCGGGGTGGAACATCTCCCACTGGCCGCGGCGGGTCTTGGCCCGGCGCAGCGCGAGGTCGGCGGCGCGCAGCAGCTCGGTCGGGTCGAGGTCGCGGGACGGGCGGTGCACCACACCGACGCTCACCGACACGGCGAGGCCGTGGTCGTCCACGAAGGTCGGTTCCGCCAGGTCGGCGTTGATGTTCGACACGATGGTCGCGACGTCCGGCGTGGTGGCGGAGTTCTCCACCAGGATGCCGAACTCGTCGCCGTCGAAGCGGGCGACCATGGACCGCTCGTCGGCCATGACCTCCTTGAGCCGCTGGGCGACGTGCACCAGCAGCCGGTCGCCGACCCGCCTGCCCAGGCTGTTGCACACCATGCCGAACGCGTCGAGGTCCAGGTGGAACAGCGTCACGCCGCGAGCCGGGTCGGCGCGGCGCAGCGCGCTCTCCAGGTGGGTGCTGAAGTACTGCCGGTTGGGCAGGCCGGTGAGCACGTCGTGCAGCACCTGCCGCTTCAGCTCCCCTTGCAGGAGCATGAGTTCGGTGCCGTCCTCGACCACGATGACGAGGTGGGTCGGCTCCTCGTCGGCGTCGCGCAGCAGCGACGTGGTGAGCGAGATCCTGGCTATCTCACCGTCCTTGCGCAGAAGGCGCTGCGACTGCCTGATCCGGGTCTCGCTGCCGTCGAGCAGCTTGTCCATCGCGTCGCGCAGGACTTCCGCGGAGTCCGGGTGCACCAGGTCGAACAGCGTCGTGCCGGTCAGCTCCGCGGGCAGGTAGCCGAGGATGTCGCCGATCGCGGCGTTGGCGCGCACCAGCTCGCCGTCCAGCCCGATGATCATGATGCCGCTGGTCGAGGACGTGGCCACCTCGTCGAAGCGCGCCTCGCTCTCGCGCAGGTTCGACTTCGCGTCGCGCACCGCCTTGAACAGCGACATCTGCATGCTCTCCTGCTGCGCGATCACCGAACGGCGGTCGGCGGCGAGGAAGCCGACCGCGAACGCGCCGAGCCCGAGCACGATCCGCTCGGCGGAGGACTCCACGGGCCGGAACTCCGGCAGCGCCAGCAGTCCCTTGCCCAGCACCTCCAGCGTGCAGCGCAGTCCGTGCTCGCCGATGTAGCCCAGGCCGCACAGGCGTTCGCCCAGCGCTTCCAGCGCCGCGGCGCCGGACGACCCGGAGTGCAGTTCGTCGCAGAGGACGTCGAGCTGGTCGCCCAGCTCGCGCCCCAGCTCTTCGCCCGTCAACGGGACGACGACCACCCCGCTCAGCAGGTAGGTCCACTTGCGGGCGAGCCCCGCCCTTTTGCGGGCGTGGTTGGTCGAAGTCGGAACGGCATCGGAGCCCTGGCCTGATGTGCGCATAAGTGTTGGCCTGCTTGGGATGTCGGGGTGCGCGAGTTTACCTACTGGTGGTCTTCATCGACTCGGCCGTCAGCGTGAAGCTCCGCCACACGATCGTGGCGGGTAGTCCGAACAGGTGACTCTCCGCTAGTGCGGTGGTTGATCTTCAGGGCTTTACCCCCCACGCCCGCTCAAGCCGCCATGTCCATGTCCGGCCGTCGCGCGGAGTCGGCGGGATCCACTGCTCGGCGAGCAGTGGCTGGGCTCGACCTGGTTGGCCCCGCCGGAACTCCGCAAGCTCGTGGTGGGGCCGACGTGGTCGGCGAGGTGCTCACAGCGGGAGAAGCGATGACGAAGAAGTGGACCGCGGCGGACGTGCCGGACATGACGGGTCGCACGGTGGTGGTCACCGGCGCGTCCGGCGGGATCGGGCTGGTCACCGCGCGGGAGCTGGCGAGGGCGGGCGCGCGGGTCGTGCTGGCGGTGCGCGACACCGCGAAGGGGTCGCGGGTCGCCGCGGCCATGCCGGGGCGCACGGAGGTGCGGGAGCTGGACGTGAGCAGCCAGCGTTCGGTGCGGGCGTTCGCCGAGGCGTGGACCGGGCCGATCGACGTGCTCGTCAACAACGCCGGGATCATGCAGGTCCCCGAGTCGCGCACGGAGGAGGGTTTCGAACTCCAGATCGCGACGAACTACCTGGGCCCGTTCGCTCTCACCAACCTGCTGCTGCCGCACGTGACCGACCGGGTCGTGACGATCGCCTCGCAGCTGCACCGGCTGGGGAAGCTGTCGCTGACCGACCTCAACTGGACCGGCCGCGAGTACAACGCCCTCCAGGCGTACAACGACTCCAAGCTCGCCGACGTGCTGTTCGCGCTGGAACTGGACCGCAGGCTGACCGGGCCGTCGCGCTCGGTGGTCGCGCACCCCGGCATCGCGAAGACCTCGCTGACCTCCCACGTCAAGGGCGTCTCCGGGGTGGTCCCCCGGATGAGCTTCCTCTTCAACGACGTCGAGCACGGCGCGCTGCCGACCCTGTACGCCGCCACGCAGGACGTCCCCGGTGGCTCGTACGTCGGCCCGGACCGGCTCGGCGGGTTCAAGGGCCACCCGGCGCTCGGCACGCCGTCGAAGACCGCCCGCGACCCGGAGCTCGCGCGGGACCTGTGGGACCTGTCGAGCGAGCTCACCCGCACCGGCAGGGAACTCGCGGTCTGAGCCGCGACCGGGAAGACTGCGGGCCGAGGAGGACCACGTGGAGTACACCGAACTGGCCGACTTCCTGCGCAAGCGGCGGGAGGCGCTGCAACCGGAGGACCTCGGGCTGTCGCGCGGGCAGCGCAGGCGGACGCCGGGGCTGCGCCGCGAGGAGGTCGCCGCGCTGGCGTCGATGTCCGCGGACTACTACAGCAGGCTCGAGGGCGGGAAGGGGCCGCAGCCGTCGGAGCCGATGCTGACGGCCATCGCGCGGGCGCTGCACCTGACGCTCGACGAACGCGACCACCTGTTTCTGCTGGCCGGTCACGGGATCCCGGCCAGGTCAAGCCGGTCGGACCACGTGAACCCCGGCCTGCTGCGGATCCTCGACCGGCTCGACGACACGCCCGCGGTCGTGCTCAACCGGCTGAGCGAGACGCTCGTGCAGACCAGGGCGCACGTGGCGCTGGAGGGCGACCAGAGCGGCTACACCGGGCTGGAGCGCAGCGCGGTCTACCGGTGGTTCACCGATGAGGCCGCGCGGTCGTTCTACCACGAGGACGAGCGGGCGAACCACGCTCGGGTGCTGGTCTCCAAGCTGCGGACCGCGCACGCGGTGGACGGTCCCACCTCACGGGCGGGGGCGGTGGTGCGCGCACTGAGCGAGCAGTCCGCGGACTTCCGCGCGCTGTGGGACGGGCACGAGGTCGGGTTCCTGCACGGCAAGCCGAAGCGGTTCCGGCACCCGACCGTCGGCGACCTGGAGCTGCACTGCCAGATGCTGTTCGACAACGACCAGCAGCAGGCCCTGCTGGTGTTCACCGCGACACCCGGCAGCGAAAGCGACGAGAAGCTGCGCCTGCTGACGGTGGTCGGCGGTCAACGACTCACCCACCAGGACCGCTGAGGGGCGGCATGGCCGGCAGGACCACTGGGAGCCTTCCGTGTGCCCAACAGGACCGCTGAAGGCCGTCCTGCGGGCCCAGCAGGACCACGGAGGGCACTTCCTCGGGTCTACCAGGACCGGAGTGCCCCTCCACATGCCACCAGGACCATTGAGAACCTCCCCGCGTGCCCACCAGGGGCCGCTGAGAACCTTCCCGCGGACCCACCCAGGGGCCGCTGAGAACCTTCCCGCGGACACACCAGGACCGCCTGAAGGCCTTCTCCCGCGGCGCGGAGGCGGACCGCGCAACGCCCCCACCAGCCGTCCGACGCTTCTTGTCGGTGCCCATCGGTAGGTTGTGAATCGGGGGGCCTTCACGAACGGGGGACCTCCGCGCCGCGTGCCCGAAGCGGTCCGTCCGAAGGGCCCAATCACCCGACGTGGGCCGACTGCCCGAACCGGCGCGACCGTCCGAAGTAGACCAACCACCACCCGAAACAGCACCGACACCCGCCCCGGACGGTGCG
This window contains:
- a CDS encoding LamG-like jellyroll fold domain-containing protein — translated: MPRPPLRPLVAVLLMILSVLAIPTGVASAAPETAAVVHGLKGEYYRMSAPGARDFAQLGGVLLDPNFDLPGLVGTFESLTGQTENTTARWTGKITAPATGDYTFSLIGDNGFRFFIDDQPVIDHWVGDWDVEQNSQPVHLVAGEAHNLRMEMFQDIGGANLYLRWAAPGLAKQIVPESAFTPPDGFQVYPADFTLATDGLKLTADFEKNVTSLGQLASHLVVEADTTPMPIKSVKIANDKSQVLVTLSQPVQKGQRVRVNYDGAGGLAVGGETVPQIVRSATNNSTHRLTTEWGDDLDRDHPLPEYPRPQQTREDWVNLNGQWEFAAAKAGEQPVFGKTLAEKVTVPFPIESQLSGLERHEDHMFYRKLVTVPRDWRIGSGQRLKLNFGAVDNHALVYVNGKLVADHTGGYTAFTADVTDALKGTGKQEIVVAVTDTTGADQPIGKQSTNPGGIVYTPSSGIWQTVWLEPVPDVAIDDIVTTPDLATNSLTVQVRSAKASASAKVTATARDKKGKKVGSATGAAGAALTVKIDKPHLWSPDDPYLYDLDVSLEQGRSKDSVGSYFGMRSIKVENVGGFPKLVLNGSPIFSLATLDQGFFPDGLYTAPSDEALRWDLEETKKLGFNAVRKHIKVEPARWYHHADELGLLVWQDFVSGDLRSKAGQDQFVEEARREVEQLHNSPSIIGWVVFNEGWGEWDRTATGQLAEAVKASDPSRVVNAHSGVNCCSSKGDSGKGEVIDHHDYNNNDPAFPDATRVAMDGEHGGFTLRTPGHMWPGPPAAIYSGVKDKAALTAKYVDNTRTFYLEAARAELSGSVYTQITDLETELNGLWTYDRRGIKVDPKPVREINQQVIKAGSQAGKPVAYAGRGTWALDEGKGTASRDRSGGRSDLALKGDTKWVPGLSGSALSFDGDGDYAETAGPVLDTTKDYSVAAWVTLDKLPGNFATAVSQDGRQTENPFYLQYGQGAFAFSTPGGNRARFTVAPELNRWYQLVGVRDHTTGEVRLFVDGQRVGTSPAGPDVTSTGPLSVGRAKYAGAKGDFWSGAVDSVHAYSRALTDQEVTALYTAEKR
- a CDS encoding diguanylate cyclase domain-containing protein — encoded protein: MRTSGQGSDAVPTSTNHARKRAGLARKWTYLLSGVVVVPLTGEELGRELGDQLDVLCDELHSGSSGAAALEALGERLCGLGYIGEHGLRCTLEVLGKGLLALPEFRPVESSAERIVLGLGAFAVGFLAADRRSVIAQQESMQMSLFKAVRDAKSNLRESEARFDEVATSSTSGIMIIGLDGELVRANAAIGDILGYLPAELTGTTLFDLVHPDSAEVLRDAMDKLLDGSETRIRQSQRLLRKDGEIARISLTTSLLRDADEEPTHLVIVVEDGTELMLLQGELKRQVLHDVLTGLPNRQYFSTHLESALRRADPARGVTLFHLDLDAFGMVCNSLGRRVGDRLLVHVAQRLKEVMADERSMVARFDGDEFGILVENSATTPDVATIVSNINADLAEPTFVDDHGLAVSVSVGVVHRPSRDLDPTELLRAADLALRRAKTRRGQWEMFHPDQDAHDREAQALAVSMPGAWEQGEVSVVYRRAVRLSDGRTAGVEARLLWDHPELGALEHDRCAALADQTGLMLPVGEWLIRSAAGQAVWWKEYPLIVCLTSYQASDADLASRVVRVLADTGLRPGLLTIGMSVHALEVAEAADNFRVLADMGVTTMIDEFGGGTVDLALLDDLPVKSVRLSRSPFVGELAALVHDSGAAVVVDGVDTADQEASWRSAKADLAMGDLYGAPCPPGDISL
- a CDS encoding oxidoreductase, with the translated sequence MTKKWTAADVPDMTGRTVVVTGASGGIGLVTARELARAGARVVLAVRDTAKGSRVAAAMPGRTEVRELDVSSQRSVRAFAEAWTGPIDVLVNNAGIMQVPESRTEEGFELQIATNYLGPFALTNLLLPHVTDRVVTIASQLHRLGKLSLTDLNWTGREYNALQAYNDSKLADVLFALELDRRLTGPSRSVVAHPGIAKTSLTSHVKGVSGVVPRMSFLFNDVEHGALPTLYAATQDVPGGSYVGPDRLGGFKGHPALGTPSKTARDPELARDLWDLSSELTRTGRELAV
- a CDS encoding helix-turn-helix transcriptional regulator, with amino-acid sequence MEYTELADFLRKRREALQPEDLGLSRGQRRRTPGLRREEVAALASMSADYYSRLEGGKGPQPSEPMLTAIARALHLTLDERDHLFLLAGHGIPARSSRSDHVNPGLLRILDRLDDTPAVVLNRLSETLVQTRAHVALEGDQSGYTGLERSAVYRWFTDEAARSFYHEDERANHARVLVSKLRTAHAVDGPTSRAGAVVRALSEQSADFRALWDGHEVGFLHGKPKRFRHPTVGDLELHCQMLFDNDQQQALLVFTATPGSESDEKLRLLTVVGGQRLTHQDR